One Peromyscus leucopus breed LL Stock chromosome 2, UCI_PerLeu_2.1, whole genome shotgun sequence DNA window includes the following coding sequences:
- the LOC114700896 gene encoding preferentially expressed antigen in melanoma-like protein 1 gives MSCQSPPTLQELAEDSFLRDPVLAISDLDRVPSYFFPSLFKKACSRRCISIMMAMVRVWPFPCLPLGAMIMRSRAYKKILEIILFELDDLLLQKVFHSRCRLKVLDLRFMPLKMWDKWSVFMTSDWSENPAGVDHSGTEVKPLVKVVIDLVLKSDSVDTIASFVVKWVGRRKGLMSLCCGHLQIWSMSAKYHREVLEILDLDSIQKLSLYYMNNTTCLFSFSPYLGRMRHLRSLLLCHLSGPGFFLTPVEKQRIITQFTSQFVNLTHLRSLHLHNVFFLRGHLDELFWWLKSPLETLLVTKCFLSKSDWTHMCEFLCASQLKHLILKWTILTNFSPEPLRVLLLKTASTLITLDLEGCQLMDSQLNAILPALRHCTQLTRLNFYGNSLSSCDLEGVDITRSG, from the exons ATGAGCTGCCAGTCCCCACCCACACTCCAGGAGCTGGCAGAGGACAGCTTCCTGAGGGACCCGGTCTTGGCTATCTCTGATCTGGATCGTGTGCCCTCATATTTCTTCCCATCACTGTTCAAAAAGGCCTGCAGTAGGAGATGCATTAGCATCATGATGGCAATGGTGAGGGTCtggcccttcccctgcctcccactGGGAGCCATGATCATGAGGAGCAGAGCCTACAAGAAAATCTTAGAGATTATCCTGTTTGAGCTTGATGACCTGCTTCTCCAGAAGGTTTTTCACAG CAGGTGCAGACTGAAAGTGCTGGATTTACgatttatgcctttgaagatgtgGGACAAGTGGTCTGTGTTCATGACTAGTGACTGGAGTGAGAATCCAGCAGGGGTGGATCACTCGGGAACGGAGGTGAAGCCGCTGGTGAAGGTGGTGATAGACCTGGTCCTCAAGAGTGACTCAGTAGACACCATAGCGTCCTTCGTTGTTAAGTGGGTGGGTCGGAGGAAAGGTCTGATGAGTCTGTGCTGTGGCCACCTACAGATCTGGTCTATGTCCGCTAAGTACCACAGAGAAGTCTTGGAGATATTGGATCTGGACTCTATCCAGAAACTGAGTTTGTACTACATGAATAATACTACCTGCCTGTTTAGCTTCTCCCCTTACCTGGGCCGCATGAGGCACCTGCGCAGTCTTCTTCTCTGCCACCTCTCGGGGCCCGGCTTCTTTCTCACCCCAGTGGAGAAACAACGGATCATCACCCAGTTCACCTCTCAGTTTGTCAACCTGACGCACCTCCGGAGCCTGCATCTGCATAATGTTTTCTTCCTAAGGGGTCACCTGGACGAGCTATTCTG gtGGCTAAAGTCACCCTTAGAGACGCTGTTGGTGACTAAGTGTTTTCTCTCAAAATCAGACTGGACCCAtatgtgtgagttcctgtgtgcCAGTCAGCTAAAACACCTGATTTTGAAATGGACCATACTGACTAATTTCAGCCCAGAGCCCCTGCGAGTTCTGTTACTCAAAACTGCATCTACTTTGATTACCCTGGACTTGGAGGGCTGTCAGCTGATGGACTCCCAACTCAATGCCATCCTGCCTGCCCTGAGACACTGTACCCAGCTCACCAGGCTTAACTTCTATGGAAACTCTCTGTCTTCGTGTGATCTTGAGGGAGTTGACATCACGAGATCAGGCTGA